A window of the Cynocephalus volans isolate mCynVol1 chromosome 10, mCynVol1.pri, whole genome shotgun sequence genome harbors these coding sequences:
- the LOC134388358 gene encoding olfactory receptor 7G2-like codes for METRNQTAVLEFLLLEVTEDPELQPLLFSLFLSMYLVTVLGNLLIILAVISDSHLHTPMYFLLSNLSFTDISLSTATIPKMLVNIQAQHSSITYTGCLTQIYFVLVLSCLENFLLGVMAYDRYVAICHPLRYTVIMNPRLCGLMILLSLSISVVHSLLHSLMLQRLSFCTDPEIPLFFCEAVHVIKLACSDTLINNILIYFAACMLGGIPLSGIIFSYIHIVSAVLRIPSAGGKYKAFSTCGSHLSVVFSFYGTGFGVYFSSAFTHSSRKSAVASMMYTVVTPMMNPFIYSLRNTDVKGALRNLLSRFSYL; via the coding sequence ATGGAAACCAGAAACCAAACAGCTGTTTTAGAATTTCTTCTCTTGGAGGTGACAGAGGATCCAGAACTGCAGCCCCTCCTCTTCAGCCTGTTCCTGTCCATGTACCTGGTCACCGTCCTGGGAaacctgctcatcatcctggcTGTCATCTctgactcccacctccacacccccatgtacttcctTCTCTCCAATCTGTCCTTTACTGACATCTCTTTAAGCACAGCCACGATCCCCAAAATGTTAGTGAACATCCAAGCTCAGCATTCAAGCATCACTTACACAGGCTGCCTCACCCAGATCTATTTTGTCCTGGTTTTGTCCTGTTTGGAAAATTTTCTCCTAGgggtgatggcctatgaccgctatgtggccattTGTCACCCCCTGAGATACACGGTCATCATGAACCCTCGGCTTTGTGGCCTGATGATTCTCCTCTCCCTGTCTATTAGTGTTGTGCATTCCCTGCTGCACAGTCTGATGCTGCAGCGGCTGTCCTTCTGCACAGACCCAGAAATCCCCCTCTTCTTCTGTGAAGCTGTTCATGTCATCAAGCTCGCCTGCTCTGATACCCTCATCAACAACATTCTGATATATTTTGCAGCATGCATGTTAGGTGGGATACCCCTCTCTGGAATCATTTTCTCTTATATTCACATTGTTTCTGCTGTTTTGAGAATACCTTCAGCAGGAGGAAAGTACAAAGCTTTTTCCACCTGTGGGTCTCACCTCTCAGTTGTTTTCTCATTCTATGGGACAGGTTTTGGAGTGTACTTTAGTTCTGCATTTACACACTCTTCCAGGAAGAGTGCAGTTGCTTCGATGATGTACACTGTGGTCACTCCCATGAtgaaccccttcatctacagcctgaggaacacGGATGTGAAGGGGGCCTTGAGGAACCTCCTCAGTAGATTTTCTTATCTGTGA